A DNA window from Pogona vitticeps strain Pit_001003342236 chromosome 2, PviZW2.1, whole genome shotgun sequence contains the following coding sequences:
- the LOC110077731 gene encoding A-kinase anchor protein 2 isoform X6: MFRYTAPWQVLCLSMEQELRKSSRLSEDDIRLKKERGRFCANLLESASVRSRKEEKMEIEDFVSEHKNVTVGTSTCAADNQTHLLSPAASHNGLKERHESLDSEVAKEIRYLDEVLEANCCDSATDNPFNGMTSSSPEPSASIVVDGSAPSVHITNDSTALSKSSITVVGGQASPITEHSGINVVSGKLKPNGHSLDVLQEEHCDNLKVPVSPCSSTSSRSSKDGEATLTTIKKEAKFELRAFHEEKKPSKLFEDEEPQENYRVRKLRPSEEMVELEKERRELIRSQAVKKNPGIAAKWWNPPQEKTLEEEHLESHKKYKERKEKQQQQQPSMPMKHVSYSLASPDPASIKKDDVVTEQIDFSAARKQFQLMENSGQASNTTAHKRSGTPKMFTVQPFYKPIGPSQMDRRSVTVTRPASGCGQSVPVGNNDITIVKAEKVSCISDDNSIQNIPGDLAQISPYTDPTKPSQTTKMWSDDAEFTSAKAVFTVVRDDEQSILEQFSRSVNVSSPPEELDSGLDELSVRSQDTTVLETLSNDFSMDNVSDSGASNETMNVLQENSLTDFSLPQTPQANTPSECQGESVSKSFSDHGFYSPSSPLLDSMLIDEQLEHQAGLLVQNAIQQAIAEQADKINSKQAKDTIEQKNRLVKEQEEKDKKTLCSEKQHNPTFQPPQVSSPVQEKQDTAPKISAIQDSALREKQTLQPPHTVHATQPVTVEETKPEVSYFSKYSEAAELRSTASILAMQESEVTVGPFKLRSKKQRTLSMIEEEIRAAQEREEELKRQRQGLQLTKSPVAKSTPPLPTRTVTYRTAPGKIEKIKPPPSPTAEAPPSHLDSTSDESGGSQRPKNLMQTLMEDYETHKTKRRERMDESSVLEATRVNRRKSALALRWEAGIYANREENE, encoded by the exons AAATCATCTAGACTTTCTGAGGATGACATCAGGTTGAAAAAAGAACGAGGTCGTTTCTGTGCCAATCTCCTGGAATCTGCGAGTGTTCGttcaaggaaggaagagaaaatggaaattgaAGACTTTGTCTCAGAGCATAAAAATGTCACAGTGGGGACTTCAACTTGTGCTGCAGACAATCAAACTCACTTACTTTCCCCTGCTGCCAGTCACAATGGACTTAAAGAGAGACATGAATCCTTGGACAGTGAAGTTGCTAAAGAAATCAGATATCTTGATGAAGTGCTAGAGGCAAACTGTTGTGATTCTGCTACTGATAACCCATTTAATGGGATGACTTCCTCCTCTCCTGAACCAAGTGCATCTATTGTTGTAGATGGCTCTGCTCCATCTGTTCATATTACAAATGATTCTACAGCACTCAGTAAAAGTAGCATCACTGTAGTTGGTGGGCAGGCATCTCCCATCACTGAACACAGTGGAATAAATGTAGTGTCTGGGAAACTAAAACCAAATGGCCATTCTCTGGATGTACTGCAAGAGGAACACTGTGACAATCTTAAAGTGCCAGTGAGTCCATGCTCTTCCACAAGCTCAAGGTcttccaaagatggagaagcaacACTGACCACcattaaaaaagaagcaaagtttGAGCTTAGAGCATTTCATGAAGAGAAAAAGCCATCCAAACTTTTTGAAGATGAGGAGCCACAAGAGAATTATAGGGTGCGTAAATTGAGACCTTCTGAGGAAATGGTAGagttggaaaaagaaaggagggagctCATCCGAAGCCAGGCTGTCAAGAAGAACCCAGGCATAGCCGCAAAGTGGTGGAACCCACCCCAGGAAAAAACACTGGAGGAGGAACATTTGGAGTCTCACAAAAAATACAAAGAGCgtaaagaaaaacagcagcaacagcaaccatcAATGCCTATGAAACATGTCTCTTACTCCCTTGCATCACCTGATCCAGCAAGCATTAAAAAGGATGATGTTGTCACTGAACAAATAGATTTTTCAGCTGCAAGGAAACAATTTCAATTAATGGAAAATTCAGGCCAGGCAAGTAACACGACTGCACACAAGAGatcagggacacccaaaatgttCACTGTCCAACCCTTCTACAAACCAATAGGACCATCCCAAATGGACCGTCGATCAGTCACAGTTACCAGACCTGCATCTGGGTGTGGACAAAGTGTGCCAGTTGGCAATAATGATATAACCATTGTAAAGGCTGAGAAGGTCTCTTGCATCTCAGATGACAACAGTATTCAGAATATTCCTGGTGACTTAGCACAAATATCTCCGTACACTGATCCCACAAAGCCAAGCCAGACAACCAAAATGTGGTCAGATGATGCTGAATTCACTAGTGCAAAAGCAGTTTTTACAGTGGTGAGAGATGATGAGCAGAGCATATTGGAACAGTTCTCAAGGTCAGTCAATGTCTCTTCCCCTCCAGAAGAGTTGGACTCTGGTTTGGATGAGTTGTCTGTGAGATCCCAGGATACAACTGTTTTGGAAACGCTCTCCAATGATTTCAGCATGGACAATGTAAGTGACAGTGGTGCCTCCAATGAGACAATGAATGTCCTGCAAGAAAATTCACTCACCGACTTTTCTTTGCCCCAGACCCCTCAAGCTAACACACCTTCTGAGTGTCAAGGAGAAAGTGTCTCGAAGTCATTCAGTGACCACGGGTTTTATTCTCCTTCCTCGCCCTTGCTTGATTCCATGCTCATTGATGAACAGTTGGAGCATCAGGCTGGTCTGCTGGTTCAAAATGCCATTCAGCAAGCCATAGCTGAGCAAGCTGATAAAATCAACTCCAAGCAAGCAAAAGATACCATAGAACAAAAGAATCGTCTTGTCAAggagcaagaggagaaagacaaAAAGACACTGTGTTCTGAAAAACAGCACAATCCAACATTTCAACCACCTCAGGTGTCGTCTCCAGTGCAGGAAAAACAGGATACAGCACCAAAGATTTCTGCAATCCAAGACTCTGCACTCAGGGAAAAGCAGACCCTGCAGCCACCTCACACTGTGCATGCCACCCAACCCGTCACTGTGGAGGAAACGAAGCCAGAAGTCAGCTATTTCAGCAAGTACTCAGAAGCAGCTGAGCTCAGAAGCACAGCGTCCATTCTGGCTATGCAAGAATCAGAGGTGACCGTAGGGCCTTTCAAACTAAGGTCAAAAAAGCAGAGGACTTTGTCCATGATAGAAGAGGAGATCCGTGCAGcccaagagagagaagaggaactgAAAAGACAGAGGCAGGGTTTGCAGCTTACAAAGAGCCCTGTTGCAAAGAGTACACCTCCATTGCCCACCAGAACGGTGACTTACAGAACTGCACCAG GTAAAATAGAGAAGATCAAGCCACCTCCATCCCCAACTGCTGAAGCCCCTCCCTCGCATCTCGACTCAACATCAGATGAATCTGGAGGATCCCAGAGGCCCAAGAACTTGATGCAGACACTTATGGAAGATTATGAAACTCACAAAACCAAGAGGCGGGAGAGGATGGATGAGAGCAGT GTCCTTGAGGCAACTAGAGTGAACCGCAGGAAGAGTGCCCTAGCACTGCGATGGGAAGCTGGCATTTATGCTAACCGGGAAGAAAATGAATAG
- the LOC110077731 gene encoding PALM2-AKAP2 fusion protein isoform X5 yields the protein MRNEKSSRLSEDDIRLKKERGRFCANLLESASVRSRKEEKMEIEDFVSEHKNVTVGTSTCAADNQTHLLSPAASHNGLKERHESLDSEVAKEIRYLDEVLEANCCDSATDNPFNGMTSSSPEPSASIVVDGSAPSVHITNDSTALSKSSITVVGGQASPITEHSGINVVSGKLKPNGHSLDVLQEEHCDNLKVPVSPCSSTSSRSSKDGEATLTTIKKEAKFELRAFHEEKKPSKLFEDEEPQENYRVRKLRPSEEMVELEKERRELIRSQAVKKNPGIAAKWWNPPQEKTLEEEHLESHKKYKERKEKQQQQQPSMPMKHVSYSLASPDPASIKKDDVVTEQIDFSAARKQFQLMENSGQASNTTAHKRSGTPKMFTVQPFYKPIGPSQMDRRSVTVTRPASGCGQSVPVGNNDITIVKAEKVSCISDDNSIQNIPGDLAQISPYTDPTKPSQTTKMWSDDAEFTSAKAVFTVVRDDEQSILEQFSRSVNVSSPPEELDSGLDELSVRSQDTTVLETLSNDFSMDNVSDSGASNETMNVLQENSLTDFSLPQTPQANTPSECQGESVSKSFSDHGFYSPSSPLLDSMLIDEQLEHQAGLLVQNAIQQAIAEQADKINSKQAKDTIEQKNRLVKEQEEKDKKTLCSEKQHNPTFQPPQVSSPVQEKQDTAPKISAIQDSALREKQTLQPPHTVHATQPVTVEETKPEVSYFSKYSEAAELRSTASILAMQESEVTVGPFKLRSKKQRTLSMIEEEIRAAQEREEELKRQRQGLQLTKSPVAKSTPPLPTRTVTYRTAPGP from the exons AAATCATCTAGACTTTCTGAGGATGACATCAGGTTGAAAAAAGAACGAGGTCGTTTCTGTGCCAATCTCCTGGAATCTGCGAGTGTTCGttcaaggaaggaagagaaaatggaaattgaAGACTTTGTCTCAGAGCATAAAAATGTCACAGTGGGGACTTCAACTTGTGCTGCAGACAATCAAACTCACTTACTTTCCCCTGCTGCCAGTCACAATGGACTTAAAGAGAGACATGAATCCTTGGACAGTGAAGTTGCTAAAGAAATCAGATATCTTGATGAAGTGCTAGAGGCAAACTGTTGTGATTCTGCTACTGATAACCCATTTAATGGGATGACTTCCTCCTCTCCTGAACCAAGTGCATCTATTGTTGTAGATGGCTCTGCTCCATCTGTTCATATTACAAATGATTCTACAGCACTCAGTAAAAGTAGCATCACTGTAGTTGGTGGGCAGGCATCTCCCATCACTGAACACAGTGGAATAAATGTAGTGTCTGGGAAACTAAAACCAAATGGCCATTCTCTGGATGTACTGCAAGAGGAACACTGTGACAATCTTAAAGTGCCAGTGAGTCCATGCTCTTCCACAAGCTCAAGGTcttccaaagatggagaagcaacACTGACCACcattaaaaaagaagcaaagtttGAGCTTAGAGCATTTCATGAAGAGAAAAAGCCATCCAAACTTTTTGAAGATGAGGAGCCACAAGAGAATTATAGGGTGCGTAAATTGAGACCTTCTGAGGAAATGGTAGagttggaaaaagaaaggagggagctCATCCGAAGCCAGGCTGTCAAGAAGAACCCAGGCATAGCCGCAAAGTGGTGGAACCCACCCCAGGAAAAAACACTGGAGGAGGAACATTTGGAGTCTCACAAAAAATACAAAGAGCgtaaagaaaaacagcagcaacagcaaccatcAATGCCTATGAAACATGTCTCTTACTCCCTTGCATCACCTGATCCAGCAAGCATTAAAAAGGATGATGTTGTCACTGAACAAATAGATTTTTCAGCTGCAAGGAAACAATTTCAATTAATGGAAAATTCAGGCCAGGCAAGTAACACGACTGCACACAAGAGatcagggacacccaaaatgttCACTGTCCAACCCTTCTACAAACCAATAGGACCATCCCAAATGGACCGTCGATCAGTCACAGTTACCAGACCTGCATCTGGGTGTGGACAAAGTGTGCCAGTTGGCAATAATGATATAACCATTGTAAAGGCTGAGAAGGTCTCTTGCATCTCAGATGACAACAGTATTCAGAATATTCCTGGTGACTTAGCACAAATATCTCCGTACACTGATCCCACAAAGCCAAGCCAGACAACCAAAATGTGGTCAGATGATGCTGAATTCACTAGTGCAAAAGCAGTTTTTACAGTGGTGAGAGATGATGAGCAGAGCATATTGGAACAGTTCTCAAGGTCAGTCAATGTCTCTTCCCCTCCAGAAGAGTTGGACTCTGGTTTGGATGAGTTGTCTGTGAGATCCCAGGATACAACTGTTTTGGAAACGCTCTCCAATGATTTCAGCATGGACAATGTAAGTGACAGTGGTGCCTCCAATGAGACAATGAATGTCCTGCAAGAAAATTCACTCACCGACTTTTCTTTGCCCCAGACCCCTCAAGCTAACACACCTTCTGAGTGTCAAGGAGAAAGTGTCTCGAAGTCATTCAGTGACCACGGGTTTTATTCTCCTTCCTCGCCCTTGCTTGATTCCATGCTCATTGATGAACAGTTGGAGCATCAGGCTGGTCTGCTGGTTCAAAATGCCATTCAGCAAGCCATAGCTGAGCAAGCTGATAAAATCAACTCCAAGCAAGCAAAAGATACCATAGAACAAAAGAATCGTCTTGTCAAggagcaagaggagaaagacaaAAAGACACTGTGTTCTGAAAAACAGCACAATCCAACATTTCAACCACCTCAGGTGTCGTCTCCAGTGCAGGAAAAACAGGATACAGCACCAAAGATTTCTGCAATCCAAGACTCTGCACTCAGGGAAAAGCAGACCCTGCAGCCACCTCACACTGTGCATGCCACCCAACCCGTCACTGTGGAGGAAACGAAGCCAGAAGTCAGCTATTTCAGCAAGTACTCAGAAGCAGCTGAGCTCAGAAGCACAGCGTCCATTCTGGCTATGCAAGAATCAGAGGTGACCGTAGGGCCTTTCAAACTAAGGTCAAAAAAGCAGAGGACTTTGTCCATGATAGAAGAGGAGATCCGTGCAGcccaagagagagaagaggaactgAAAAGACAGAGGCAGGGTTTGCAGCTTACAAAGAGCCCTGTTGCAAAGAGTACACCTCCATTGCCCACCAGAACGGTGACTTACAGAACTGCACCAG GTCCTTGA
- the LOC110077731 gene encoding PALM2-AKAP2 fusion protein isoform X3, with amino-acid sequence MRNEKSSRLSEDDIRLKKERGRFCANLLESASVRSRKEEKMEIEDFVSEHKNVTVGTSTCAADNQTHLLSPAASHNGLKERHESLDSEVAKEIRYLDEVLEANCCDSATDNPFNGMTSSSPEPSASIVVDGSAPSVHITNDSTALSKSSITVVGGQASPITEHSGINVVSGKLKPNGHSLDVLQEEHCDNLKVPVSPCSSTSSRSSKDGEATLTTIKKEAKFELRAFHEEKKPSKLFEDEEPQENYRVRKLRPSEEMVELEKERRELIRSQAVKKNPGIAAKWWNPPQEKTLEEEHLESHKKYKERKEKQQQQQPSMPMKHVSYSLASPDPASIKKDDVVTEQIDFSAARKQFQLMENSGQASNTTAHKRSGTPKMFTVQPFYKPIGPSQMDRRSVTVTRPASGCGQSVPVGNNDITIVKAEKVSCISDDNSIQNIPGDLAQISPYTDPTKPSQTTKMWSDDAEFTSAKAVFTVVRDDEQSILEQFSRSVNVSSPPEELDSGLDELSVRSQDTTVLETLSNDFSMDNVSDSGASNETMNVLQENSLTDFSLPQTPQANTPSECQGESVSKSFSDHGFYSPSSPLLDSMLIDEQLEHQAGLLVQNAIQQAIAEQADKINSKQAKDTIEQKNRLVKEQEEKDKKTLCSEKQHNPTFQPPQVSSPVQEKQDTAPKISAIQDSALREKQTLQPPHTVHATQPVTVEETKPEVSYFSKYSEAAELRSTASILAMQESEVTVGPFKLRSKKQRTLSMIEEEIRAAQEREEELKRQRQGLQLTKSPVAKSTPPLPTRTVTYRTAPGKIEKIKPPPSPTAEAPPSHLDSTSDESGGSQRPKNLMQTLMEDYETHKTKRRERMDESSYTDKLLSNKVTSEVLEATRVNRRKSALALRWEAGIYANREENE; translated from the exons AAATCATCTAGACTTTCTGAGGATGACATCAGGTTGAAAAAAGAACGAGGTCGTTTCTGTGCCAATCTCCTGGAATCTGCGAGTGTTCGttcaaggaaggaagagaaaatggaaattgaAGACTTTGTCTCAGAGCATAAAAATGTCACAGTGGGGACTTCAACTTGTGCTGCAGACAATCAAACTCACTTACTTTCCCCTGCTGCCAGTCACAATGGACTTAAAGAGAGACATGAATCCTTGGACAGTGAAGTTGCTAAAGAAATCAGATATCTTGATGAAGTGCTAGAGGCAAACTGTTGTGATTCTGCTACTGATAACCCATTTAATGGGATGACTTCCTCCTCTCCTGAACCAAGTGCATCTATTGTTGTAGATGGCTCTGCTCCATCTGTTCATATTACAAATGATTCTACAGCACTCAGTAAAAGTAGCATCACTGTAGTTGGTGGGCAGGCATCTCCCATCACTGAACACAGTGGAATAAATGTAGTGTCTGGGAAACTAAAACCAAATGGCCATTCTCTGGATGTACTGCAAGAGGAACACTGTGACAATCTTAAAGTGCCAGTGAGTCCATGCTCTTCCACAAGCTCAAGGTcttccaaagatggagaagcaacACTGACCACcattaaaaaagaagcaaagtttGAGCTTAGAGCATTTCATGAAGAGAAAAAGCCATCCAAACTTTTTGAAGATGAGGAGCCACAAGAGAATTATAGGGTGCGTAAATTGAGACCTTCTGAGGAAATGGTAGagttggaaaaagaaaggagggagctCATCCGAAGCCAGGCTGTCAAGAAGAACCCAGGCATAGCCGCAAAGTGGTGGAACCCACCCCAGGAAAAAACACTGGAGGAGGAACATTTGGAGTCTCACAAAAAATACAAAGAGCgtaaagaaaaacagcagcaacagcaaccatcAATGCCTATGAAACATGTCTCTTACTCCCTTGCATCACCTGATCCAGCAAGCATTAAAAAGGATGATGTTGTCACTGAACAAATAGATTTTTCAGCTGCAAGGAAACAATTTCAATTAATGGAAAATTCAGGCCAGGCAAGTAACACGACTGCACACAAGAGatcagggacacccaaaatgttCACTGTCCAACCCTTCTACAAACCAATAGGACCATCCCAAATGGACCGTCGATCAGTCACAGTTACCAGACCTGCATCTGGGTGTGGACAAAGTGTGCCAGTTGGCAATAATGATATAACCATTGTAAAGGCTGAGAAGGTCTCTTGCATCTCAGATGACAACAGTATTCAGAATATTCCTGGTGACTTAGCACAAATATCTCCGTACACTGATCCCACAAAGCCAAGCCAGACAACCAAAATGTGGTCAGATGATGCTGAATTCACTAGTGCAAAAGCAGTTTTTACAGTGGTGAGAGATGATGAGCAGAGCATATTGGAACAGTTCTCAAGGTCAGTCAATGTCTCTTCCCCTCCAGAAGAGTTGGACTCTGGTTTGGATGAGTTGTCTGTGAGATCCCAGGATACAACTGTTTTGGAAACGCTCTCCAATGATTTCAGCATGGACAATGTAAGTGACAGTGGTGCCTCCAATGAGACAATGAATGTCCTGCAAGAAAATTCACTCACCGACTTTTCTTTGCCCCAGACCCCTCAAGCTAACACACCTTCTGAGTGTCAAGGAGAAAGTGTCTCGAAGTCATTCAGTGACCACGGGTTTTATTCTCCTTCCTCGCCCTTGCTTGATTCCATGCTCATTGATGAACAGTTGGAGCATCAGGCTGGTCTGCTGGTTCAAAATGCCATTCAGCAAGCCATAGCTGAGCAAGCTGATAAAATCAACTCCAAGCAAGCAAAAGATACCATAGAACAAAAGAATCGTCTTGTCAAggagcaagaggagaaagacaaAAAGACACTGTGTTCTGAAAAACAGCACAATCCAACATTTCAACCACCTCAGGTGTCGTCTCCAGTGCAGGAAAAACAGGATACAGCACCAAAGATTTCTGCAATCCAAGACTCTGCACTCAGGGAAAAGCAGACCCTGCAGCCACCTCACACTGTGCATGCCACCCAACCCGTCACTGTGGAGGAAACGAAGCCAGAAGTCAGCTATTTCAGCAAGTACTCAGAAGCAGCTGAGCTCAGAAGCACAGCGTCCATTCTGGCTATGCAAGAATCAGAGGTGACCGTAGGGCCTTTCAAACTAAGGTCAAAAAAGCAGAGGACTTTGTCCATGATAGAAGAGGAGATCCGTGCAGcccaagagagagaagaggaactgAAAAGACAGAGGCAGGGTTTGCAGCTTACAAAGAGCCCTGTTGCAAAGAGTACACCTCCATTGCCCACCAGAACGGTGACTTACAGAACTGCACCAG GTAAAATAGAGAAGATCAAGCCACCTCCATCCCCAACTGCTGAAGCCCCTCCCTCGCATCTCGACTCAACATCAGATGAATCTGGAGGATCCCAGAGGCCCAAGAACTTGATGCAGACACTTATGGAAGATTATGAAACTCACAAAACCAAGAGGCGGGAGAGGATGGATGAGAGCAGT TACACCGATAAATTACTGTCTAACAAGGTTACTTCTGAG GTCCTTGAGGCAACTAGAGTGAACCGCAGGAAGAGTGCCCTAGCACTGCGATGGGAAGCTGGCATTTATGCTAACCGGGAAGAAAATGAATAG
- the LOC110077731 gene encoding PALM2-AKAP2 fusion protein isoform X1, with protein sequence MEIEDFVSEHKNVTVGTSTCAADNQTHLLSPAASHNGLKERHESLDSEVAKEIRYLDEVLEANCCDSATDNPFNGMTSSSPEPSASIVVDGSAPSVHITNDSTALSKSSITVVGGQASPITEHSGINVVSGKLKPNGHSLDVLQEEHCDNLKVPVSPCSSTSSRSSKDGEATLTTIKKEAKFELRAFHEEKKPSKLFEDEEPQENYRVRKLRPSEEMVELEKERRELIRSQAVKKNPGIAAKWWNPPQEKTLEEEHLESHKKYKERKEKQQQQQPSMPMKHVSYSLASPDPASIKKDDVVTEQIDFSAARKQFQLMENSGQASNTTAHKRSGTPKMFTVQPFYKPIGPSQMDRRSVTVTRPASGCGQSVPVGNNDITIVKAEKVSCISDDNSIQNIPGDLAQISPYTDPTKPSQTTKMWSDDAEFTSAKAVFTVVRDDEQSILEQFSRSVNVSSPPEELDSGLDELSVRSQDTTVLETLSNDFSMDNVSDSGASNETMNVLQENSLTDFSLPQTPQANTPSECQGESVSKSFSDHGFYSPSSPLLDSMLIDEQLEHQAGLLVQNAIQQAIAEQADKINSKQAKDTIEQKNRLVKEQEEKDKKTLCSEKQHNPTFQPPQVSSPVQEKQDTAPKISAIQDSALREKQTLQPPHTVHATQPVTVEETKPEVSYFSKYSEAAELRSTASILAMQESEVTVGPFKLRSKKQRTLSMIEEEIRAAQEREEELKRQRQGLQLTKSPVAKSTPPLPTRTVTYRTAPGKIEKIKPPPSPTAEAPPSHLDSTSDESGGSQRPKNLMQTLMEDYETHKTKRRERMDESSYTDKLLSNKVTSEVLEATRVNRRKSALALRWEAGIYANREENE encoded by the exons atggaaattgaAGACTTTGTCTCAGAGCATAAAAATGTCACAGTGGGGACTTCAACTTGTGCTGCAGACAATCAAACTCACTTACTTTCCCCTGCTGCCAGTCACAATGGACTTAAAGAGAGACATGAATCCTTGGACAGTGAAGTTGCTAAAGAAATCAGATATCTTGATGAAGTGCTAGAGGCAAACTGTTGTGATTCTGCTACTGATAACCCATTTAATGGGATGACTTCCTCCTCTCCTGAACCAAGTGCATCTATTGTTGTAGATGGCTCTGCTCCATCTGTTCATATTACAAATGATTCTACAGCACTCAGTAAAAGTAGCATCACTGTAGTTGGTGGGCAGGCATCTCCCATCACTGAACACAGTGGAATAAATGTAGTGTCTGGGAAACTAAAACCAAATGGCCATTCTCTGGATGTACTGCAAGAGGAACACTGTGACAATCTTAAAGTGCCAGTGAGTCCATGCTCTTCCACAAGCTCAAGGTcttccaaagatggagaagcaacACTGACCACcattaaaaaagaagcaaagtttGAGCTTAGAGCATTTCATGAAGAGAAAAAGCCATCCAAACTTTTTGAAGATGAGGAGCCACAAGAGAATTATAGGGTGCGTAAATTGAGACCTTCTGAGGAAATGGTAGagttggaaaaagaaaggagggagctCATCCGAAGCCAGGCTGTCAAGAAGAACCCAGGCATAGCCGCAAAGTGGTGGAACCCACCCCAGGAAAAAACACTGGAGGAGGAACATTTGGAGTCTCACAAAAAATACAAAGAGCgtaaagaaaaacagcagcaacagcaaccatcAATGCCTATGAAACATGTCTCTTACTCCCTTGCATCACCTGATCCAGCAAGCATTAAAAAGGATGATGTTGTCACTGAACAAATAGATTTTTCAGCTGCAAGGAAACAATTTCAATTAATGGAAAATTCAGGCCAGGCAAGTAACACGACTGCACACAAGAGatcagggacacccaaaatgttCACTGTCCAACCCTTCTACAAACCAATAGGACCATCCCAAATGGACCGTCGATCAGTCACAGTTACCAGACCTGCATCTGGGTGTGGACAAAGTGTGCCAGTTGGCAATAATGATATAACCATTGTAAAGGCTGAGAAGGTCTCTTGCATCTCAGATGACAACAGTATTCAGAATATTCCTGGTGACTTAGCACAAATATCTCCGTACACTGATCCCACAAAGCCAAGCCAGACAACCAAAATGTGGTCAGATGATGCTGAATTCACTAGTGCAAAAGCAGTTTTTACAGTGGTGAGAGATGATGAGCAGAGCATATTGGAACAGTTCTCAAGGTCAGTCAATGTCTCTTCCCCTCCAGAAGAGTTGGACTCTGGTTTGGATGAGTTGTCTGTGAGATCCCAGGATACAACTGTTTTGGAAACGCTCTCCAATGATTTCAGCATGGACAATGTAAGTGACAGTGGTGCCTCCAATGAGACAATGAATGTCCTGCAAGAAAATTCACTCACCGACTTTTCTTTGCCCCAGACCCCTCAAGCTAACACACCTTCTGAGTGTCAAGGAGAAAGTGTCTCGAAGTCATTCAGTGACCACGGGTTTTATTCTCCTTCCTCGCCCTTGCTTGATTCCATGCTCATTGATGAACAGTTGGAGCATCAGGCTGGTCTGCTGGTTCAAAATGCCATTCAGCAAGCCATAGCTGAGCAAGCTGATAAAATCAACTCCAAGCAAGCAAAAGATACCATAGAACAAAAGAATCGTCTTGTCAAggagcaagaggagaaagacaaAAAGACACTGTGTTCTGAAAAACAGCACAATCCAACATTTCAACCACCTCAGGTGTCGTCTCCAGTGCAGGAAAAACAGGATACAGCACCAAAGATTTCTGCAATCCAAGACTCTGCACTCAGGGAAAAGCAGACCCTGCAGCCACCTCACACTGTGCATGCCACCCAACCCGTCACTGTGGAGGAAACGAAGCCAGAAGTCAGCTATTTCAGCAAGTACTCAGAAGCAGCTGAGCTCAGAAGCACAGCGTCCATTCTGGCTATGCAAGAATCAGAGGTGACCGTAGGGCCTTTCAAACTAAGGTCAAAAAAGCAGAGGACTTTGTCCATGATAGAAGAGGAGATCCGTGCAGcccaagagagagaagaggaactgAAAAGACAGAGGCAGGGTTTGCAGCTTACAAAGAGCCCTGTTGCAAAGAGTACACCTCCATTGCCCACCAGAACGGTGACTTACAGAACTGCACCAG GTAAAATAGAGAAGATCAAGCCACCTCCATCCCCAACTGCTGAAGCCCCTCCCTCGCATCTCGACTCAACATCAGATGAATCTGGAGGATCCCAGAGGCCCAAGAACTTGATGCAGACACTTATGGAAGATTATGAAACTCACAAAACCAAGAGGCGGGAGAGGATGGATGAGAGCAGT TACACCGATAAATTACTGTCTAACAAGGTTACTTCTGAG GTCCTTGAGGCAACTAGAGTGAACCGCAGGAAGAGTGCCCTAGCACTGCGATGGGAAGCTGGCATTTATGCTAACCGGGAAGAAAATGAATAG